A portion of the Candidatus Methylomirabilota bacterium genome contains these proteins:
- a CDS encoding P-II family nitrogen regulator, whose translation MKKIEAIIKPFKLDDVKEALTEIGVIGMTVTEVRGFGRQKGHTELYRGSEYTVDFLPKVKIEVVVPAPLVDKVVSTIVGAAKTGSIGDGKVFVLPIDEAIRIRTGETGESAV comes from the coding sequence GTGAAGAAGATCGAGGCCATCATCAAGCCGTTCAAGCTGGACGACGTCAAAGAGGCGCTGACGGAGATCGGCGTCATCGGGATGACCGTCACCGAGGTGCGCGGCTTCGGCCGCCAGAAGGGCCACACCGAGCTCTACCGCGGGTCGGAGTACACCGTGGACTTCCTGCCCAAGGTGAAGATCGAGGTCGTGGTCCCGGCGCCCCTGGTCGACAAGGTCGTCTCGACGATCGTGGGCGCGGCCAAGACGGGATCGATCGGCGACGGCAAGGTCTTCGTGCTGCCGATCGACGAGGCGATCCGCATCCGGACGGGCGAGACCGGAGAGTCGGCGGTCTGA